A single window of Vibrio gazogenes DNA harbors:
- a CDS encoding TRAP transporter large permease: MDYPAIFLLVSLVVTLIIGLPITWSLGFSCIVSILLDDKLQFLVIAQRIFTGADNFSMLAIPAFILAGNIMSEGGLSKRLVAFADSCVGWISGGISLVSLLACTFFAAISGSSVATTAAIGGLMYPEMTKRGYPENYAAALQAVGGTLGIIIPPSIVFVIYGNITGTSVSELLMAGVIPGIICGFALCLYAYFKARKENYPKEDNFSFKKFLLSFRSASWALVMPLVILGGIYAGVFTPTESAVVAVAYGLIVCLVIYKEVTLKSSWEIIHSTAVSTANLMMLVITAQMFGWLITYYEIPVIVTEAFLYIADNKYIFLFLVNILLLLFGMFMEVGATNLILAPILAPIAISFGVDPVHFGLIFVFLLALGQATPPFGTTMFVACGISKQPVSTVSKAILPFIAVEWLCGLLFTYMPALSTWLPSMLRG; this comes from the coding sequence ATGGATTATCCTGCAATATTTTTATTGGTTAGTCTGGTCGTTACATTAATTATCGGTCTGCCGATTACTTGGTCTTTAGGGTTTTCATGTATTGTCTCCATACTTCTGGATGATAAATTACAATTTCTCGTGATTGCACAGCGAATTTTTACCGGGGCAGATAATTTTTCAATGCTGGCTATCCCTGCATTTATTTTAGCCGGAAATATCATGTCAGAAGGTGGGTTATCAAAGCGGTTAGTCGCCTTTGCTGACTCATGTGTCGGGTGGATTTCTGGTGGTATATCCTTGGTTTCTTTGCTTGCTTGTACATTCTTCGCGGCCATTTCTGGTTCGTCGGTTGCGACGACTGCGGCAATTGGCGGTTTGATGTATCCAGAGATGACAAAACGCGGGTATCCAGAAAATTATGCGGCAGCACTACAGGCCGTGGGCGGGACATTAGGGATTATTATTCCGCCAAGTATTGTCTTTGTCATCTATGGCAATATCACCGGAACATCTGTTTCTGAATTACTGATGGCGGGCGTGATTCCCGGTATTATTTGTGGTTTCGCCTTATGTTTATACGCTTACTTTAAGGCGAGAAAAGAAAATTATCCGAAGGAAGATAATTTTAGCTTCAAAAAGTTTTTGCTGTCTTTCCGCTCCGCATCGTGGGCGCTGGTCATGCCACTCGTTATTCTTGGTGGGATCTATGCCGGTGTTTTCACGCCAACAGAATCCGCCGTTGTTGCCGTGGCGTATGGGTTGATCGTCTGCCTCGTTATTTACAAGGAAGTGACATTAAAATCCTCTTGGGAAATTATTCATAGCACCGCTGTCAGTACCGCTAACTTAATGATGCTGGTCATTACCGCCCAGATGTTTGGTTGGTTGATCACCTACTATGAAATACCGGTTATCGTCACAGAAGCATTTTTATACATTGCTGATAACAAATATATTTTCTTGTTCTTGGTGAATATTCTTCTTTTGCTATTTGGTATGTTTATGGAGGTTGGGGCAACCAATCTCATCTTGGCGCCTATTCTTGCGCCGATTGCTATCTCTTTCGGTGTGGATCCGGTGCATTTTGGGCTGATTTTTGTGTTCCTGTTGGCTTTGGGGCAGGCGACACCGCCATTCGGAACGACCATGTTTGTTGCATGTGGGATCAGTAAGCAACCCGTCAGTACGGTGAGCAAAGCGATTTTGCCATTTATCGCGGTCGAGTGGTTGTGTGGTTTACTATTTACTTACATGCCAGCGCTATCGACATGGCTACCATCAATGTTACGAGGTTAA
- a CDS encoding FadR/GntR family transcriptional regulator, whose protein sequence is MSYKLLDRFNFDMSLKAIKKHNVVDVVYDQIKANICNNIWPPGTKIPSEPKLADLFEVSRVSIRSAVQKLRDYGIVVTYQGKGTFVSEEFDQEMFNQDFVKPVMHLSESDFFDMLTFRKTVEFKCIQLAVKYATESDLEAMEKALSQMWLFTHEYKKYSLADYDFHLAIVKASHNSMFILAMTLMKDMYLYYLEEINRVFGISRKSIDAHREVYLAIAERNAEKAIQILDEAMGDNVDALEKFGE, encoded by the coding sequence ATGTCCTACAAGTTACTGGACCGATTTAATTTTGATATGAGCCTCAAAGCAATTAAAAAACATAATGTCGTAGATGTTGTTTACGATCAGATTAAGGCAAACATTTGTAACAATATTTGGCCGCCGGGTACAAAAATACCATCAGAGCCAAAGCTTGCTGATCTGTTTGAAGTGAGTCGAGTCAGTATTCGTAGTGCTGTTCAAAAGCTGCGGGATTATGGCATTGTTGTGACTTATCAAGGGAAGGGGACATTCGTTTCCGAAGAATTTGATCAAGAAATGTTTAATCAAGACTTCGTTAAACCAGTCATGCACTTAAGTGAAAGTGACTTTTTCGATATGCTGACATTCAGAAAAACAGTTGAATTTAAGTGCATTCAACTTGCTGTCAAATATGCGACAGAAAGTGATTTGGAAGCCATGGAAAAAGCATTAAGTCAGATGTGGCTTTTCACGCACGAATATAAGAAATATTCATTAGCGGATTACGACTTTCATTTGGCAATCGTGAAAGCATCACATAACAGTATGTTTATATTGGCGATGACCTTGATGAAGGATATGTATTTATACTATCTGGAAGAGATTAATCGTGTGTTTGGTATTTCTAGAAAAAGTATTGATGCTCATCGAGAAGTTTATTTGGCAATTGCTGAACGGAATGCCGAAAAAGCAATTCAGATACTCGATGAAGCGATGGGTGATAACGTGGATGCTTTAGAGAAGTTCGGGGAGTAA
- a CDS encoding enolase C-terminal domain-like protein — protein sequence MNTLKITNVKTILTAPGGIDLAVVKIETNEPEIYGLGCATFTQRIVAVKTAIDDYLKPFLIGKDPARIEDIWQSAMVSGYWRNGPIANNALSGVDMALWDLKGKVAGMPVYDLMGGRCRDGVPLYRHTDGEDEVAVEDSIRAAMEEGYQYVRCQMGMYGGAGTEDLKLIANKLDRAKNIQPKRSPRNRTHGIYFDPEAYAKAVPKLFDHLRNKLGFGIEFIHDVHERITPINALQLAKNVEEYQLFYLEDPVAPENVDWLKTFRQQTSTPIAMGELFTSPNDYKQLIINKEIDFIRCHISMIGGLTPAKKLAVMSELCGVRTAWHGPGDISPVGVAANMHLSLNSPNMGIQEYTPMNDALREVFPGCPEIDQGYAYVNDKPGLGIDINEDLAKKYPIEGGIPSWTNARTPDGTASRP from the coding sequence ATGAATACATTGAAGATTACAAATGTAAAAACGATTCTTACCGCGCCAGGTGGGATTGACCTAGCTGTCGTTAAAATTGAGACCAATGAACCAGAAATTTATGGATTGGGATGCGCCACATTCACGCAAAGGATTGTCGCTGTGAAAACGGCCATCGATGATTACCTGAAACCGTTTCTGATTGGCAAAGATCCGGCGCGTATTGAAGATATCTGGCAGTCTGCAATGGTCAGTGGCTACTGGCGCAATGGCCCGATTGCCAATAATGCATTGTCGGGTGTTGATATGGCATTGTGGGATCTGAAAGGTAAGGTCGCCGGAATGCCGGTGTATGACTTAATGGGCGGGCGATGCCGTGATGGCGTTCCACTTTATCGTCATACCGATGGTGAAGATGAGGTGGCGGTTGAAGACAGTATTCGTGCCGCGATGGAAGAAGGTTATCAATATGTGCGTTGTCAGATGGGGATGTATGGTGGCGCAGGTACTGAAGATCTGAAGCTGATTGCCAACAAATTGGATCGCGCAAAAAACATTCAGCCGAAACGGTCTCCGCGAAATAGAACCCATGGCATTTATTTTGATCCGGAGGCTTACGCGAAAGCGGTGCCGAAACTGTTCGATCACTTACGCAATAAGCTCGGGTTTGGCATTGAATTTATTCATGATGTGCATGAGCGGATCACGCCGATTAATGCATTACAACTGGCAAAGAATGTCGAAGAGTATCAACTCTTTTATCTCGAAGACCCGGTTGCTCCGGAAAATGTGGACTGGTTGAAAACCTTCCGTCAACAAACGTCAACACCAATTGCGATGGGCGAACTGTTTACCTCACCGAATGATTATAAACAGTTGATTATTAATAAAGAAATTGACTTTATTCGCTGCCATATCAGTATGATCGGTGGGTTAACCCCAGCGAAGAAACTGGCGGTAATGAGTGAACTGTGTGGTGTACGCACTGCTTGGCACGGACCGGGTGATATTTCTCCGGTAGGCGTTGCAGCCAATATGCATCTTAGCCTGAATAGTCCGAATATGGGCATTCAAGAATACACCCCAATGAATGACGCACTTCGCGAAGTCTTCCCCGGATGTCCTGAGATCGATCAAGGCTATGCGTACGTCAATGATAAACCCGGTTTGGGGATCGACATCAATGAAGATTTAGCCAAGAAATACCCAATTGAAGGCGGTATACCGTCATGGACGAACGCCAGAACGCCAGATGGCACCGCGTCTCGTCCTTAG